The following coding sequences lie in one Miscanthus floridulus cultivar M001 chromosome 9, ASM1932011v1, whole genome shotgun sequence genomic window:
- the LOC136483614 gene encoding SWI/SNF complex subunit SWI3C homolog isoform X2 has protein sequence MPRKASSTSDSRLKWRKRKRNPDTSPSKPSTSAAADHSSDSDSADEDVAAVHGAAGAGDDDEAPAASEDPAALCLREAEVLPSAEAISGFPAAKRRVVNRPHPSVLALLEAERSASSGDVPTVALPVLENISHGQLQVLSGVLPDHPSLVTDPDKPSLYVCTPPPLMEGHGVPKQFQGRLHVVPKHSDWFSPGTVHRLERQVVPHFFTGKSPGHTPEKYVMLRNKVIAKYLENPSKRLAFAECQGLVGSTAELYDLSRIVRFLDTWGIINYLAAGSVHRGLRMATSLLREEPTGELQLLTAPLKSIDGLILFDRPKCSLPAEDISSMAASSSNSEAVDFDAAFADLDAKIRERLSESSCNYCLQPLPSLHYRSRKEADIFLCSDCFHDARYITGHSSLDFQRVDGDNDGSENDSDKWTDEETLLLLEGIEKYNDNWDDIAGHVGTKSKAQCIYHFIRLPVEDGLLENVEIPNAPIPFRPQSNGYQHSDSNGSTSVQNIQQGNQLPFINSSNPVMSLVAFLASSIGPRVAASCAHAALSFLTRDDDSRVTSEGMHADGMGNGTNPKFRNHNGASPSVSPENVKHAAMFGLSAAAMKSKLFADQEEREVQRLAATVINHQLKRLELKLKQFAEVETLLLKECEQVERVRQRISAERVRMRSALLGPTGSGLPGGSSTMPSNPAGMSPRPVGVPGSMPQTSMPATYANNMQGHGHPQMPQMPFLHQRPQMLSFGPRLPLSAIQTQPSQQASNIMFNSGMPNSIAPNHHQLLRSSSGNNSSAG, from the exons atgccgcGTAAGGCCTCGTCGACCTCAG ATTCGCGCCTCAAATGGCGCAAGCGGAAGCGCAACCCCGACACGTCCCCGTCCAAGCCCTCCACCTCGGCGGCCGCCGACCACtcctccgactccgactccgcTGACGAGGACGTCGCCGCCGTCCACGGCGCGGCGGgggccggcgacgacgacgaggccCCCGCGGCGTCCGAGGACCCCGCCGCGCTTTGCCTCCGCGAGGCCGAGGTGCTGCCCTCGGCCGAGGCCATCTCTGGGTTCCCCGCCGCCAAGCGTCGCGTGGTCAACCGGCCGCATCCGTCCGTCCTCGCGCTGCTCGAGGCCGAGCGATCCGCTTCTTCCGGCGATGTCCCGACCGTGGCACTGCCGGTGCTAGAGAACATCTCGCACGGGCAGCTGCAGGTGCTGTCCGGGGTGCTTCCGGACCACCCGTCCCTTGTGACAGACCCCGACAAGCCGTCCTTGTATGTGTGCACGCCGCCTCCCCTCATGGAGGGGCACGGGGTGCCCAAGCAGTTCCAGGGTCGCCTCCATGTGGTTCCCAAGCACTCAG ATTGGTTCTCCCCGGGGACAGTTCATAGGCTGGAAAGGCAGGTAGTGCCACACTTCTTTACAGGCAAGTCTCCAGGGCACACTCCTGAGAAGTATGTCATGTTAAGGAATAAAGTCATTGCCAAATACTTAGAGAACCCAAGCAAGAGGCTTgcttttgctgagtgccaggggCTTGTTGGGAGCACAGCTGAACTGTATGATCTGAGTAGGATTGTTAGGTTCCTGGACACTTGGGGTATCATCAATTACCTTGCGGCTGGGTCTGTGCACCGTGGCCTGAGGATGGCAACTTCGCTTCTAAGAGAGGAACCTACAGGGGAACTGCAGTTGCTTACAGCGCCATTGAAATCAATCGATGGTCTAATTTTGTTTGACCGGCCAAAATGCAGCCTCCCAGCGGAGGACATTTCTTCTATGGCAGCGTCTTCGTCGAACTCGGAGGCTGTGGATTTTGATGCTGCATTTGCAGACTTGGATGCAAAGATCAGGGAGCGTTTGTCTGAGAGCTCTTGCAATTATTGCTTACagcctttgccaagtttacattACCGGTCACGAAAGGAG GCAGATATTTTTCTATGTTCTGATTGCTTCCATGATGCGAGATATATTACTGGGCATTCTAGCTTAGATTTCCAGAGAGTCGATGGGGATAATGATGGATcagaaaatgatagtgataaatGGACTGATGAAGAAACATTGTTGCTGTTGGAAGGCATTGAGAAGTACAATGACAACTGGGATGACATTGCAGGTCATGTTGGAACAAAATCAAAGGCACAATGTATTTACCATTTTATTCGGTTGCCAGTGGAAGATGGTTTGTTAGAGAATGTTGAGATACCTAATGCACCCATTCCATTTCGACCACAAAGCAATGGTTATCAACATTCAGATTCCAATGGCAGCACTTCAG TTCAAAATATTCAACAAGGAAATCAGCTTCCATTCATTAATTCTTCTAATCCGGTCATGTCACTG GTTGCATTTTTGGCCTCTTCAATTGGACCAAGAGTTGCAGCATCATGCGCACATGCAGCATTATCTTTTTTGACTAGAGATGATGATTCCAG GGTGACTTCAGAAGGCATGCATGCTGATGGTATGGGCAATGGTACAAATCCAAAATTTCGGAACCATAATG GTGCTTCACCATCCGTTTCTCCAGAAAATGTGAAACATGCTGCCATGTTTGGTCTGTCAGCAGCAGCAATGAAGTCTAAGCTCTTTGCCGATCAAGAGGAACGTGAAGTTCAAAGGCTAGCTGCTACTGTAATAAATCATCAG TTAAAGAGATTGGAGTTGAAGCTGAAGCAGTTTGCGGAAGTTGAGACCTTGCTCTTGAAGGAATGTGAGCAAGTAGAAAGGGTTAGACAGAGGATTTCAGCTGAACGAGTCAGGATGAGGTCAGCCCTATTAGGTCCCACCGGAAGCGGTCTACCAGGGGGCAGTAGCACCATGCCATCAAATCCAGCAGGCATGAGCCCCAGACCAGTCGGTGTGCCAGGCTCCATGCCACAGACCAGCATGCCAGCCACATATGCCAACAACATGCAGGGGCATGGGCATCCTCAGATGCCTCAGATGCCGTTCCTACATCAGCGGCCACAGATGCTCTCTTTCGGCCCTCGCCTACCACTCTCAGCCATCCAGACTCAACCATCGCAACAGGCATCAAACATCATGTTCAACTCTGGCATGCCCAATTCGATTGCTCCTAACCACCATCAGTTGCTGAGATCATCTTCTGGAAACAATTCTAGTGCAGGATAG
- the LOC136483614 gene encoding SWI/SNF complex subunit SWI3C homolog isoform X1: MPRKASSTSDSRLKWRKRKRNPDTSPSKPSTSAAADHSSDSDSADEDVAAVHGAAGAGDDDEAPAASEDPAALCLREAEVLPSAEAISGFPAAKRRVVNRPHPSVLALLEAERSASSGDVPTVALPVLENISHGQLQVLSGVLPDHPSLVTDPDKPSLYVCTPPPLMEGHGVPKQFQGRLHVVPKHSDWFSPGTVHRLERQVVPHFFTGKSPGHTPEKYVMLRNKVIAKYLENPSKRLAFAECQGLVGSTAELYDLSRIVRFLDTWGIINYLAAGSVHRGLRMATSLLREEPTGELQLLTAPLKSIDGLILFDRPKCSLPAEDISSMAASSSNSEAVDFDAAFADLDAKIRERLSESSCNYCLQPLPSLHYRSRKEADIFLCSDCFHDARYITGHSSLDFQRVDGDNDGSENDSDKWTDEETLLLLEGIEKYNDNWDDIAGHVGTKSKAQCIYHFIRLPVEDGLLENVEIPNAPIPFRPQSNGYQHSDSNGSTSGAPVQNIQQGNQLPFINSSNPVMSLVAFLASSIGPRVAASCAHAALSFLTRDDDSRVTSEGMHADGMGNGTNPKFRNHNGASPSVSPENVKHAAMFGLSAAAMKSKLFADQEEREVQRLAATVINHQLKRLELKLKQFAEVETLLLKECEQVERVRQRISAERVRMRSALLGPTGSGLPGGSSTMPSNPAGMSPRPVGVPGSMPQTSMPATYANNMQGHGHPQMPQMPFLHQRPQMLSFGPRLPLSAIQTQPSQQASNIMFNSGMPNSIAPNHHQLLRSSSGNNSSAG, encoded by the exons atgccgcGTAAGGCCTCGTCGACCTCAG ATTCGCGCCTCAAATGGCGCAAGCGGAAGCGCAACCCCGACACGTCCCCGTCCAAGCCCTCCACCTCGGCGGCCGCCGACCACtcctccgactccgactccgcTGACGAGGACGTCGCCGCCGTCCACGGCGCGGCGGgggccggcgacgacgacgaggccCCCGCGGCGTCCGAGGACCCCGCCGCGCTTTGCCTCCGCGAGGCCGAGGTGCTGCCCTCGGCCGAGGCCATCTCTGGGTTCCCCGCCGCCAAGCGTCGCGTGGTCAACCGGCCGCATCCGTCCGTCCTCGCGCTGCTCGAGGCCGAGCGATCCGCTTCTTCCGGCGATGTCCCGACCGTGGCACTGCCGGTGCTAGAGAACATCTCGCACGGGCAGCTGCAGGTGCTGTCCGGGGTGCTTCCGGACCACCCGTCCCTTGTGACAGACCCCGACAAGCCGTCCTTGTATGTGTGCACGCCGCCTCCCCTCATGGAGGGGCACGGGGTGCCCAAGCAGTTCCAGGGTCGCCTCCATGTGGTTCCCAAGCACTCAG ATTGGTTCTCCCCGGGGACAGTTCATAGGCTGGAAAGGCAGGTAGTGCCACACTTCTTTACAGGCAAGTCTCCAGGGCACACTCCTGAGAAGTATGTCATGTTAAGGAATAAAGTCATTGCCAAATACTTAGAGAACCCAAGCAAGAGGCTTgcttttgctgagtgccaggggCTTGTTGGGAGCACAGCTGAACTGTATGATCTGAGTAGGATTGTTAGGTTCCTGGACACTTGGGGTATCATCAATTACCTTGCGGCTGGGTCTGTGCACCGTGGCCTGAGGATGGCAACTTCGCTTCTAAGAGAGGAACCTACAGGGGAACTGCAGTTGCTTACAGCGCCATTGAAATCAATCGATGGTCTAATTTTGTTTGACCGGCCAAAATGCAGCCTCCCAGCGGAGGACATTTCTTCTATGGCAGCGTCTTCGTCGAACTCGGAGGCTGTGGATTTTGATGCTGCATTTGCAGACTTGGATGCAAAGATCAGGGAGCGTTTGTCTGAGAGCTCTTGCAATTATTGCTTACagcctttgccaagtttacattACCGGTCACGAAAGGAG GCAGATATTTTTCTATGTTCTGATTGCTTCCATGATGCGAGATATATTACTGGGCATTCTAGCTTAGATTTCCAGAGAGTCGATGGGGATAATGATGGATcagaaaatgatagtgataaatGGACTGATGAAGAAACATTGTTGCTGTTGGAAGGCATTGAGAAGTACAATGACAACTGGGATGACATTGCAGGTCATGTTGGAACAAAATCAAAGGCACAATGTATTTACCATTTTATTCGGTTGCCAGTGGAAGATGGTTTGTTAGAGAATGTTGAGATACCTAATGCACCCATTCCATTTCGACCACAAAGCAATGGTTATCAACATTCAGATTCCAATGGCAGCACTTCAG GAGCTCCAGTTCAAAATATTCAACAAGGAAATCAGCTTCCATTCATTAATTCTTCTAATCCGGTCATGTCACTG GTTGCATTTTTGGCCTCTTCAATTGGACCAAGAGTTGCAGCATCATGCGCACATGCAGCATTATCTTTTTTGACTAGAGATGATGATTCCAG GGTGACTTCAGAAGGCATGCATGCTGATGGTATGGGCAATGGTACAAATCCAAAATTTCGGAACCATAATG GTGCTTCACCATCCGTTTCTCCAGAAAATGTGAAACATGCTGCCATGTTTGGTCTGTCAGCAGCAGCAATGAAGTCTAAGCTCTTTGCCGATCAAGAGGAACGTGAAGTTCAAAGGCTAGCTGCTACTGTAATAAATCATCAG TTAAAGAGATTGGAGTTGAAGCTGAAGCAGTTTGCGGAAGTTGAGACCTTGCTCTTGAAGGAATGTGAGCAAGTAGAAAGGGTTAGACAGAGGATTTCAGCTGAACGAGTCAGGATGAGGTCAGCCCTATTAGGTCCCACCGGAAGCGGTCTACCAGGGGGCAGTAGCACCATGCCATCAAATCCAGCAGGCATGAGCCCCAGACCAGTCGGTGTGCCAGGCTCCATGCCACAGACCAGCATGCCAGCCACATATGCCAACAACATGCAGGGGCATGGGCATCCTCAGATGCCTCAGATGCCGTTCCTACATCAGCGGCCACAGATGCTCTCTTTCGGCCCTCGCCTACCACTCTCAGCCATCCAGACTCAACCATCGCAACAGGCATCAAACATCATGTTCAACTCTGGCATGCCCAATTCGATTGCTCCTAACCACCATCAGTTGCTGAGATCATCTTCTGGAAACAATTCTAGTGCAGGATAG